From one Lycium barbarum isolate Lr01 chromosome 6, ASM1917538v2, whole genome shotgun sequence genomic stretch:
- the LOC132645530 gene encoding 1-aminocyclopropane-1-carboxylate synthase-like: protein MGFESANNNSILSKLAINEEHGENSPYFDGWKAYDNDPFHPLKHPNGVIQMGLAENQLCFDLTEEWIKKNPKASICSTEGIKSFKAIANFQDYHGLPEFRRAIAKFMEKTRGGRVTFDPDRVVMAGGATGANETIIFCLADSGDAFLVPSPYYSAFNRDLRWRTGVELIPIHCESCNNFQITTKAVKEAYENAQKANIKVKGLILTNPSNPLGTTLDEDTLKSLLNFTNQHNIHLVCDEIYTATVFDTPQFVSIAEVLNDNETNYCNKDLVHIVYSLSKDMGLPGFRIGIVYSFNDAVVNCARKMSSFGLISTQTQHFLAAMLSDEKFVANYLAESAKRLAKRHKYFTNGLLEVGIKCLKSNAGLFCWMDLRPLLRESTFDSEMSLWRVIINEVKLNVSPGSSFDCQEPGFFRVCFANMDDETVDIALSRIRRFVGVKRSGDESNAVEKKQQWKKNNLRLSFSKRMYDESVLSPLSSPIPHSPQVR, encoded by the exons ATGGGATTTGAGAGTGCAAATAACAACTCAATCTTGTCAAAGCTCGCTATTAATGAAGAACATGGCGAAAACTCACCATATTTCGATGGGTGGAAAGCATACGATAACGATCCTTTCCACCCTTTGAAGCATCCTAATGGAGTTATCCAAATGGGTCTTGCTGAAAATCAG CTTTGTTTTGACTTGACAGAGGAGTGGATTAAAAAGAACCCAAAAGCTTCAATTTGCTCCACTGAAGGAATCAAATCATTCAAGGCCATTGCCAACTTCCAAGATTATCATGGCTTGCCTGAATTTAGACGA GCCATTGCGAAGTTTATGGAGAAAACAAGAGGGGGAAGAGTTACATTTGATCCAGACAGAGTAGTTATGGCTGGTGGTGCCACTGGAGCTAATGAGACAATTATTTTTTGTTTggctgattcaggagatgcattCTTAGTACCTTCACCATACTACTCAGC ATTTAACAGAGACCTAAGATGGAGAACTGGAGTAGAACTCATTCCAATTCATTGCGAGAGCTGCAACAATTTCCAAATAACCACAAAAGCAGTGAAAGAAGCATACGAAAATGCCCAAAAAGCAAACATCAAAGTAAAAGGCTTGATTTTGACTAATCCATCAAATCCACTAGGCACCACTCTGGACGAGGACACACTAAAAAGCCTCTTGAATTTCACCAACCAACACAACATCCACCTCGTGTGCGACGAAATCTACACTGCCACTGTCTTTGACACACCTCAATTCGTCAGCATTGCTGAAGTCCTCAACGACAACGAAACGAATTATTGCAACAAAGATTTGGTTCACATCGTTTACAGTCTTTCGAAAGACATGGGGTTACCAGGATTTAGAATCGGAATCGTATATTCATTCAATGATGCAGTCGTTAATTGTGCTCGCAAAATGTCGAGCTTCGGTTTAATTTCTACTCAAACGCAACATTTCCTTGCCGCAATGCTATCTGACGAAAAATTCGTCGCAAATTATCTCGCAGAAAGCGCAAAGAGGTTAGCTAAAAGGCACAAATACTTTACCAACGGACTCTTAGAAGTTGGCATTAAATGCTTGAAAAGCAATGCGGGGCTTTTCTGCTGGATGGATTTGCGACCACTTTTGAGGGAATCCACATTCGATAGCGAAATGTCGTTATGGAGAGTGATTATTAATGAAGTGAAGCTCAATGTATCGCCTGGATCTTCATTTGATTGTCAAGAACCTGGATTTTTCCGGGTTTGTTTTGCAAACATGGATGATGAAACGGTGGACATTGCACTATCAAGGATTCGAAGGTTCGTGGGAGTTAAGAGAAGTGGAGATGAGTCGAATGCGGTAGAGAAGAAGCAGCAATGGAAAAAGAATAATTTACGACTTAGTTTCTCGAAAAGAATGTACGATGAAAGTGTTTTGTCACCACTTTCATCTCCTATTCCTCACTCACCACAAGTTCGTTAG